Proteins co-encoded in one Nonomuraea helvata genomic window:
- a CDS encoding zinc-binding dehydrogenase: MRALVSGPGGEGRFAEVPEPVPGLGQALVEVHHASVNFSDLRHMGRLPLGTVLGYDAAGVVVRAAEDGTGPGVGARVAAFGAGAWAERAAFDTGSLAPVPDQVDLVRATALPMAGLTALRSLRAAGPAPGSRVLVTGASGAVGRLAVQLARRSGAHVIASVSRPERAHHLTATLAADAAPVEQGRPGSIEVVVGLDGVEPVDVAIETVGGPTLVTTWSLVKPGGNLQSIGWASGQSATFPPNSTFSLGPAKSLNSFGDVAAPAADLVHLLALVAAGDLSVEIGRHGPWEDLEGAKAAQLDGSTTGKITLKVGHTPD; this comes from the coding sequence ATGCGCGCACTGGTGTCGGGTCCAGGGGGCGAGGGACGGTTCGCGGAGGTGCCCGAGCCCGTGCCGGGCCTCGGTCAGGCGCTCGTCGAGGTCCATCACGCGTCGGTGAACTTCAGCGACCTGCGGCACATGGGGCGCCTGCCGCTGGGCACGGTGCTCGGCTACGACGCGGCCGGCGTCGTCGTACGGGCCGCCGAGGACGGCACGGGTCCCGGCGTGGGCGCGAGGGTGGCGGCGTTCGGGGCGGGGGCGTGGGCCGAGCGGGCGGCGTTCGACACCGGCTCGCTGGCCCCGGTCCCTGACCAGGTGGATCTGGTACGGGCCACCGCGCTGCCGATGGCCGGCCTCACGGCGCTGCGCTCGCTGCGGGCCGCCGGACCGGCGCCGGGCTCGCGCGTCCTGGTCACCGGGGCGTCGGGGGCGGTGGGGCGGCTGGCCGTACAACTGGCCCGGCGGTCGGGCGCGCACGTCATCGCCTCCGTCAGCAGGCCGGAACGCGCCCACCACCTGACCGCCACGCTCGCGGCCGATGCCGCCCCAGTCGAGCAGGGCCGGCCGGGCAGTATCGAGGTGGTCGTGGGGCTCGACGGCGTCGAGCCGGTCGACGTCGCGATCGAGACGGTGGGCGGCCCGACGCTCGTCACCACCTGGTCCCTGGTGAAGCCCGGCGGCAACCTCCAGAGCATCGGCTGGGCATCAGGACAGTCCGCCACCTTCCCCCCCAACTCGACGTTCTCCTTGGGCCCCGCCAAGTCCCTCAACTCCTTCGGCGACGTGGCGGCCCCCGCGGCGGACCTGGTCCACCTCCTCGCCCTGGTGGCCGCCGGCGACCTCTCCGTCGAAATCGGCCGGCACGGCCCATGGGAGGACCTCGAGGGCGCGAAGGCCGCCCAGCTCGACGGCTCCACAACCGGGAAGATCACCCTGAAGGTT